One genomic region from Nostoc sphaeroides encodes:
- a CDS encoding thioredoxin family protein, whose translation MSKAVITITDAEFETEVLKAEQPVLVYFWASWCGPCQLMSPLINSAATKYSDRLKVVKMEIDPNPLTVKQYQVEGVPALRLFQGQEVLISTEGVIGKDKLLELLDTHLNSN comes from the coding sequence ATGAGTAAGGCTGTAATCACCATAACTGATGCTGAGTTTGAAACAGAAGTGTTAAAAGCTGAACAGCCTGTATTAGTTTACTTTTGGGCTTCCTGGTGTGGCCCTTGTCAATTGATGTCGCCCCTGATTAACTCAGCTGCTACCAAATATAGCGATCGCCTCAAAGTCGTTAAAATGGAAATTGACCCCAACCCACTCACTGTTAAGCAGTATCAAGTGGAAGGTGTACCAGCTCTGAGACTATTTCAAGGGCAGGAAGTTTTGATATCGACCGAGGGAGTCATCGGTAAGGATAAATTACTCGAACTCTTAGATACGCACTTAAATAGTAATTAG
- a CDS encoding LL-diaminopimelate aminotransferase: MTNMQFAKRLQPLQSNVFADMDRAKAIALAAGREVIDLSLGSSDLPAEAHVIEAIAQSLGDRSTHGYLLFNGTLGFREAAANWYEQKFGIKVDPQTEVLPLIGSQEGTAHLPLAILNPGDFALLLDPGYPSHAGGVYLASGQIYPMPLRAENDFLPVFADIPAPVLAQSRMMVLSYPHNPTAAIAPISFFQEAVAFCQQHNLVLVHDFPYVDLVFQETGNWTDSSPNPKSKIVRLSEVEVQNRSTERSRSVSERSRSPKSLVPSILQADPEKSVSIEFFTLSKSYNMGGFRIGYAIGNAELINALRQVKAAVDFNQYRGILNGAIAALTGPQVGVKSAVAIFKQRRDAFISALHRIGWNVATPEATMYIWAKLPSPWSQNSIEFCTQLVKQTGVAASPGAGFGKSGEGYVRFALVHEPALLETAVERMAKFLR, encoded by the coding sequence ATGACTAACATGCAATTTGCAAAGCGTTTACAACCCCTGCAATCTAATGTATTTGCTGATATGGACAGAGCCAAGGCGATCGCTTTGGCAGCTGGACGAGAGGTAATTGATTTGTCGTTGGGGTCTTCTGATTTACCAGCCGAGGCACACGTTATTGAGGCGATCGCCCAATCTCTTGGCGATCGCAGTACCCACGGCTATCTGTTGTTTAACGGAACTCTTGGGTTTCGGGAAGCCGCAGCCAACTGGTACGAACAAAAATTTGGTATCAAAGTCGATCCCCAAACTGAGGTACTACCTTTAATTGGTTCTCAAGAAGGCACAGCCCATTTACCCCTAGCAATACTCAATCCAGGAGATTTTGCCCTGTTGCTCGATCCAGGTTATCCCTCCCATGCAGGGGGAGTCTACCTAGCCAGTGGTCAAATCTACCCGATGCCACTACGGGCAGAAAACGATTTTTTACCAGTGTTTGCTGATATTCCTGCCCCAGTCTTGGCTCAGTCGCGGATGATGGTACTAAGTTATCCTCACAATCCCACTGCTGCGATCGCACCAATATCATTCTTCCAAGAAGCTGTCGCCTTCTGTCAGCAACACAATCTCGTCCTGGTTCACGATTTCCCCTACGTAGATTTAGTATTTCAGGAAACTGGGAACTGGACAGATTCTTCTCCTAATCCAAAATCCAAAATCGTTCGACTGAGCGAAGTCGAAGTCCAAAATCGTTCGACTGAGCGTTCGCGTAGCGTCTCGGAGAGAAGTCGAAGTCCAAAATCCCTAGTCCCTTCAATTCTCCAAGCCGATCCAGAGAAAAGCGTCTCGATTGAATTTTTCACCCTTTCCAAGTCCTACAATATGGGGGGCTTCCGCATTGGCTACGCCATCGGTAATGCCGAGTTAATTAACGCCTTACGCCAGGTAAAAGCCGCCGTTGATTTTAATCAGTATCGGGGAATTTTGAATGGTGCGATCGCAGCCCTAACTGGCCCTCAAGTTGGGGTAAAATCTGCTGTCGCCATCTTCAAGCAGCGCCGTGATGCTTTCATCAGTGCTTTACACCGCATTGGCTGGAATGTTGCTACTCCCGAAGCCACAATGTACATCTGGGCAAAATTGCCCTCACCTTGGAGTCAAAACTCCATAGAATTTTGTACCCAACTAGTCAAACAAACTGGTGTAGCCGCTTCCCCAGGTGCTGGCTTTGGTAAATCTGGAGAAGGATATGTCCGCTTTGCCTTGGTGCATGAGCCAGCTTTGTTAGAAACTGCTGTGGAAAGAATGGCTAAGTTCCTTCGTTAA
- a CDS encoding NF038130 family PEP-CTERM protein, whose amino-acid sequence MTFQKLLIGASMAIGVSALATAPAHALSFEFNNTKEINTYTGGSSATFIKGDAQGGTDAAIKALTDNDPTSNVELWSSDENPTSNVGFTTTVDGKSVTVSSITKDDWKIFGSQWLDGFLQAHSTRGITVNGDKVTVGSTTISKAGLLSSLLSTGLPSSGDPNIGTFAYDASTSQLTLDIIGHKDLKPRLDIKLQNRYATGNSVWDGMLTGAALQMTSIQASEIAKVTVGTGNDVQTYFAYSFDAIATGITASDDKESYSGKYTWSQKLPTAVPEPSVMLGLLGVAGVFASQRKFNESRKSPPSMYS is encoded by the coding sequence ATGACTTTTCAGAAACTTTTAATTGGTGCCTCAATGGCTATTGGTGTAAGCGCTCTTGCAACTGCCCCAGCACACGCTCTATCCTTTGAGTTCAATAATACAAAAGAAATTAACACTTACACTGGCGGCTCAAGTGCTACTTTTATTAAAGGGGATGCACAAGGTGGTACTGATGCTGCCATCAAAGCTTTGACAGATAACGACCCCACTTCTAACGTCGAGCTTTGGTCTAGTGACGAAAACCCAACTTCTAACGTTGGCTTCACTACAACGGTAGATGGAAAAAGTGTCACGGTCAGCAGTATTACAAAAGATGATTGGAAGATATTTGGTTCACAATGGCTTGATGGTTTCCTTCAGGCTCACAGTACTCGCGGTATCACTGTGAACGGGGATAAAGTTACGGTTGGAAGCACAACAATTAGCAAGGCTGGCTTATTGAGTTCTCTGCTATCTACTGGTCTTCCCAGTTCTGGAGATCCTAATATTGGCACTTTTGCATACGATGCCAGCACTAGTCAATTAACACTTGATATAATTGGACACAAAGACCTTAAGCCACGTTTAGATATAAAGCTACAAAATAGGTACGCCACAGGCAACTCAGTTTGGGATGGAATGCTTACAGGAGCAGCACTTCAAATGACTAGTATACAAGCGAGTGAAATTGCCAAAGTAACTGTCGGCACTGGTAACGATGTTCAAACTTACTTTGCTTATAGCTTTGATGCAATAGCCACGGGTATTACAGCTTCCGATGACAAGGAATCTTACTCTGGAAAATATACCTGGTCACAAAAGCTGCCTACAGCAGTCCCAGAACCATCAGTAATGCTTGGTCTGTTGGGTGTTGCTGGTGTTTTTGCTAGCCAACGCAAATTTAACGAGTCGCGGAAGTCCCCACCTTCAATGTACTCATAA
- a CDS encoding PspA/IM30 family protein, protein MGLFDRIKRVVSSNLNDLVNKAEDPEKMLEQAILEMQEDLVQLRQGVAQAIASQKRSEKQYNDAQNEINKWQRNAQLALQKGDENLARQALERKKTYTDTSAALKASLDTQSTQVETLKRNLIQLESKISEAKTKKEMLKARITTAKAQEQLQGMVRGMNTSSAMSAFERMEEKVLMQESRAQALGELAGADLETQFAQLEGGSDVDDELAALKAQMLPPATPVTQAQLPPQQETTAPNPKSNEVVDAELDSLRKQLDQL, encoded by the coding sequence ATGGGATTATTCGATCGCATTAAACGAGTAGTTAGTTCTAACCTTAACGATCTGGTTAACAAAGCCGAAGACCCCGAAAAAATGCTAGAACAAGCCATCCTGGAAATGCAGGAAGACTTGGTACAGCTGCGTCAGGGAGTAGCCCAGGCGATCGCCTCCCAAAAACGCAGTGAGAAACAGTATAATGATGCCCAAAATGAAATCAATAAGTGGCAACGCAATGCCCAACTAGCGCTGCAAAAAGGTGATGAAAACCTAGCACGACAAGCTCTAGAGCGCAAAAAGACTTATACCGACACCAGCGCCGCCCTCAAAGCTAGTTTGGATACCCAAAGCACTCAAGTTGAAACCCTCAAGCGCAACTTAATCCAGCTGGAAAGCAAGATTTCTGAGGCTAAAACCAAGAAAGAAATGCTCAAAGCTAGAATCACCACTGCCAAAGCCCAAGAGCAACTTCAAGGCATGGTGCGTGGGATGAATACCAGCAGCGCAATGTCTGCCTTCGAGCGGATGGAAGAAAAAGTCTTGATGCAAGAATCCCGGGCCCAGGCACTAGGAGAGTTAGCAGGTGCAGATTTAGAAACCCAATTTGCCCAGTTGGAAGGTGGTAGCGATGTTGATGATGAATTGGCAGCTTTGAAAGCACAAATGTTACCACCAGCTACTCCAGTAACTCAAGCGCAACTGCCACCGCAACAAGAAACCACTGCTCCTAATCCTAAATCTAATGAAGTAGTTGATGCCGAGTTGGATTCTCTACGCAAGCAATTGGATCAATTGTAA
- the tnpA gene encoding IS200/IS605 family transposase → MVVRKGSHSVFSVHLHFVFVTKYRRKAITAPMLERLHEVLANVCIKTKCRLIEFSGESDHVHLLVDFHPDNNLSALVGSLKSASSRIIQKEFTEHLATFYKKPVLWSSSYYVASTSGAPIEKVRQYIKSQEVPTN, encoded by the coding sequence GTGGTTGTCAGGAAAGGTTCTCACTCTGTTTTCTCTGTTCACCTGCATTTTGTGTTTGTCACCAAATATCGACGCAAAGCAATAACCGCTCCAATGTTGGAACGGTTGCATGAGGTACTGGCAAATGTTTGCATAAAGACAAAATGCCGATTGATAGAATTTTCAGGAGAATCAGACCATGTTCACCTATTGGTAGATTTCCATCCTGATAATAATTTATCAGCGTTAGTGGGTAGTCTTAAGTCGGCTTCTAGTAGAATTATTCAAAAAGAATTCACGGAACATTTAGCAACTTTCTATAAAAAACCTGTTCTTTGGTCTAGTTCTTATTATGTTGCCTCAACTAGTGGCGCACCAATTGAAAAAGTAAGACAGTACATCAAATCTCAAGAAGTGCCTACAAATTGA